A stretch of DNA from Roseovarius sp. M141:
AGTGTCGCGACGCGTTCCTGCAACGCTGCAACGGTGGGGTTGGTCAGGCGCGAATAGATATAGCCGACCTCCTGAAGGTTAAACAGCTTGGCCGCGTGTTCCGCATCGCGAAAGCAGTAGGCGGTGGTCTGGTAGATCGGGATCTGCCGCGCGCCGGTGGCCGGATCGGGCTTGGCGCCGGCGTGAACCTGCAACGTTTCAAAACCAAGAGTCATGGGCTGTCCTTTCGGGAAATGCGTTTGGGCGGATTTGTAGGGGATGGCGCGGCCCGGGGCAACGATCATGCGGTGCAGGATGATCATGAGCCGCGATGCGCGCGGGAGTTCAGCGCATCCAGAACCCGTTGCGCTTGATCGTGTTGCGGATCGCCTGTTCGCGGCGGGGCAGGTCGCCTTGATCGAACAGCGCACGTACCTTCATGCCGCGCCGCTGGTAGATCATCCGCTTGATCGGTTCGTATTCCTTCAGCACCTTTTTCACGCGGTTATGCGCGGTGACGTGGTGCAGCGCCTCGACCACGTGATCGCCCTCGCGCGCATAAAGCAGCGGCAGCAGGCGATAATGGCAGGTCACGGCGCCGTCCAGATACCCGCCCGGCAGGGTGTCGCGCCCGCCGCCCAGCGAATGGATCACCAGCGGCAGCGCAACCTGATCCAGCCACGGATCCATCTCCTGGCAGATCAGTTCGGGTGGGGGATCGTCGCGGATCGCCAGTGTATAATCTAGGAAACGCTGGCCAAAGATCTGCGGGCATTCATAGTAGAAAAAGCCGGCGTTGAAATAAAGGTAGCGTTTCCAATACTCGTCGGGCTGCGACAGATCGAGTGAGCTGTCATAGTCCAGCCCGAACTTGTCATAGAGCGATTTCCAGATTGCGCCGTATCCCGGGCCATATAGCTCGGGTTTGGGCCAAGTTCCCTCGCGGCGCAGGGACGCGCTGGGCCGGGCGAAATCGAACGGCACGGCGGCCAGATCGCCGGTGACCAGCGTATCGGTGTCAAAGAAGACGAACGGTTCGCCCGGCGGCAGGGCGGCCAGCGCCTCGATCTTGTTGCCATAGGGGTAGCTGTGCCCGAAATGCTGGTTGTCAAAAGGCAGGATTTCGGCGCCCAGTTCTGTCAGCAGGGTGCAGGTCTCAGTGCCGCGAATGCGCGGATCGCTCGGCCACAGGGGGCTGGGCTGGGGTTCGGCCACGAACAGGCGGCCAGTGAAATCAGGGCTGTAGCTGCGCAGGGACAGACAGAACAGCAACGCCTCGTATTGCAGGCGGCCCCCCTGTCCGACGATCATCACGTTGAAATCGGGGCTGCGGGTGGGCTGGTTGGCCATGTCATTCCTGCTCTGGCGATCTTGTTTTGCGCTACTATAGGGCGCGCAATTCCGGGACAGAAGGGAAACATGCCATCGGCGTTGCCGCAAGGGATGACATAGCCCTCACCGGCGCTACCGCATGATTGGCTGATGCGATTGGCCGCATTGACGCCGACCCCCGCCCGTCCGATGGATTCCTGACCGGGGCGCGCGGCGTGAGCTGGTTCGGCAAAGCAGCGCCCCCCTGACAGAACACAGGAGCGGTCATGAAAATTGCAAGCGTCACTTCGCCCAACAGGGGCGGAACCGATCAACTACTGTCCGACGTCGCTGGCCGGTTGCACGAACAGGGCGTGCCGCTCGCCGGTATCGTCAAGGATGTCGGCTATGCGAGTGGCTTTGAGAATGGCTGCGACATGAAGGTGCGCGTTCTGCCATGCGGGCCGGTAATCAAGATCACGCAAGAGCTTGGAGCCGGCTCCGACGCCTGTCGGCTTGACCCCGGCGCGATCGCGCAGGCAGTCGCCACCGTCGAGCAGGGCGCGTTCCACGATGCCGACTTGTTCATCCTTAACAAATTCGGCCCCGAAGAAGCGGTCGGGCGCGGGTTTTGCGCCGCTATCGGCACCGCGCTGGAGCGTGACATTCCGGTGCTGGTCGGTTTGAGTGAAGCAAACAAAGCAGCCTTCGATGCCTTCTCTGGCGGGCTTGCCACGGCGCTTGCGCCGCAGCCCGACGCGATCCTTGCGTGGTTTCGGGAGGCAGGGCGCTAAAGCATTTCGCGCCGGGGCGGCTGACGATATGCTCAAAGCGTAGACGATCTTGCCCGTCCCGGACGGTTCATTCGCGGACTGCACAGCAAAATTGCGCCGCGACGCTACCGGCCCCCGCCTTTGATGTAAAGCGTGGGCCGATAGGTATTCCGTCGCAATAATGGGCCGTCAGAACGTTTGCGCAGGCTCAGGCCTTATGCCATTCCCGGTCGCCTTGCGCGTCCTTTACGCGTGTGGGCAGGCCGATTTGGTCAAGCAGTGAAAACAACGGCTTGGGGTCAAGTTCTTCGACGTTTACCATCGCCCCGGTGTCATATGTGCCATCGGCGATCAGCATGGCCATAGCCACCGGAGGCACACCGGCTGTATACGAGATGCCCTGGCTTCCGACCTCGGTATATGCGTCCTTGTGGTCGGCCACGTTGTAGACAAAAACCTCCACGTCCTGACCGTTCTTTGTGCCCTTGACCAGATCACCGATGCACGTCTTGCCGGTGTAGTTGGGGGCAAGGGTGGACGGATCCGGCAACACGGCCTTGACCACTTTGAGCGGCACGACTTCCAACCCTTCGGCAGTCACCACCGGTTGTTCCGACAACAGCCCCAGATTTTGGAGAACCGTGAACACGTTGATATAGTGGTCTCCGAACCCCATCCAGAACCGGACATCGGCCTGCGGATAATTGGCCGCCAGCGAATGGACCTCGTCATGGCCGGACATATAGGCCTTTTGCTTGCCCACGACGGGCAAATCCCACTCGCGGCCCACCTCGAACATCTTGTTCTCCTGCCAGCCCCCCTGCTGCCAGCTGTAAACGGTGCCGGTGAATTCGCGGAAGTTGATCTCGGGGTCGAAGTTGGTCGAGAAGTATTTGCCATGGCTGCCGGCGTTGATGTCGACGATGTCGATCGACGTGACCTCGTCCATGAACTGATCCACGGCAAAGCGGGCGAATGCGTTGACCATGCCGGGATCGAATCCCGCACCAAGGATTGCGGTCACGCCAGCCTTGGCGCAGTCCTCGCGCCGTTTCCATTCGTAATTGGCGTACCAGGGCGGGGTTTCGCAGATCTTGGCCGGGTCTTCGTGGATCGCGGTGTCGATATAGGCGGCGCCGGTGCGGATGCAGGCCTCAAGCACGGTCATGTTCACGAAGGGAGAGCCGACGTTGATCACGATCTGCGCGCCGGTCTGTTGCAACAGCGCCTCGACCGCGTCGCTGTCCATGGCGTCGACGGCATGGGCCTTGAACACGCCGTCCTGTTTCATCGCCGATTTGTCATGCACGCTTTGAATGATCGCTTCGCATTTCGAAACCGTGCGGCTGGCGATATGCAACTCGCCCAGCACGTCATTGTTTTGCGCGCATTTATGCGCCACGACCTGCGCGACGCCGCCTGCACCGATGATAAGAACATTGCGTTTCATGTATTCAAAAACCTCGTGTATTTGCCAGTGTCAGGACAGGGCGGATTTGAAATCCTCGTAGTTGAAATCGCGCACCTTTGTGATGCTGCCGTCCAGTTCGCGGATGGCGATGCCGGGCATCTTCACGCCGTTGAACCAGTTCTTCTTGACCATCGTATAGCCGGCGGCGTCCTGAAACGAAATCCG
This window harbors:
- a CDS encoding DUF2478 domain-containing protein; this translates as MKIASVTSPNRGGTDQLLSDVAGRLHEQGVPLAGIVKDVGYASGFENGCDMKVRVLPCGPVIKITQELGAGSDACRLDPGAIAQAVATVEQGAFHDADLFILNKFGPEEAVGRGFCAAIGTALERDIPVLVGLSEANKAAFDAFSGGLATALAPQPDAILAWFREAGR
- a CDS encoding saccharopine dehydrogenase family protein, translating into MKRNVLIIGAGGVAQVVAHKCAQNNDVLGELHIASRTVSKCEAIIQSVHDKSAMKQDGVFKAHAVDAMDSDAVEALLQQTGAQIVINVGSPFVNMTVLEACIRTGAAYIDTAIHEDPAKICETPPWYANYEWKRREDCAKAGVTAILGAGFDPGMVNAFARFAVDQFMDEVTSIDIVDINAGSHGKYFSTNFDPEINFREFTGTVYSWQQGGWQENKMFEVGREWDLPVVGKQKAYMSGHDEVHSLAANYPQADVRFWMGFGDHYINVFTVLQNLGLLSEQPVVTAEGLEVVPLKVVKAVLPDPSTLAPNYTGKTCIGDLVKGTKNGQDVEVFVYNVADHKDAYTEVGSQGISYTAGVPPVAMAMLIADGTYDTGAMVNVEELDPKPLFSLLDQIGLPTRVKDAQGDREWHKA